The Halorussus rarus genome includes the window GGCGTCGACACCATCGATTTCGAGGGCGAGTTCTTCGACGTGCCGGGGCCCCACGGCTGCGAGCCCTCGCCCCAGCGAACGCCGGTGCTCTACCAGGCGGGGTCGTCGGACCGAGGCCGAGCGTTCGCCGCCGACAACGCCGAGGCCGTCTTCGTCAGCCAGCCGACCGAGCAGGGAGTTCGAGATTACATCGAGGACATGCGCGAGCGCGCCGCCGACCGGGGCCGGGACCCCGACGACCTCCGCTTCTTCCCGGGCATCGTGCCCGTCGTCGGCGAGACCGAGGAGATCGCCCGCGAGAAGTACGAGGCGTACGCCGCGAACGTCGACACCGAGGCGACCCTCGCGCTGCTGTCGGGGTTCATCGACCTCGACTTCTCGGAGCTCGACCCCGACCAGAACGTCGAGCACATCGAGACCGACGCCATCCAGGGCGCCATCAACGCCTTCACCAAGAACGACCCCGACCGCGACTGGACCGTCGCGGAGGTCGCCGAGTTCGCGGGCCTCGGCACCACCTCGCCCGTCGTCGCGGGCTCCCCCGAGCAGGTCGCCGACGAACTCCAGCACTGGTACGAGGACGTTGGCGTCGACGGCTTCAACGTGAAGGAGGTCGTCCGCCCCGGCACACTCCGGGACTTCGTCGACATGGTGGTGCCCGAACTCCGCGAGCGCGGCCTCGTCCGCGAGCGCTACGAGGGCGAGACGCTCCGGGAGAACCTGTTCGAGGAGGCGGGCCGGACGAAGCTGGCCGACGACCATCCGGCGCGGAAGCACTGACTCGACCGCCAGAACTCGCGTTCGGAGTCGGACGCGGTCGCGTCAGTACCGGTAGAGCGAGGTGACGTACGGGAGCTTGTTGTACATCACGATCGCCAGCGGGAGTCCGACGACGGTGAGCGAGACGAGGTACGCCGCGCCCATCCAGACTCCGCTGGCCCACCAGCCGACGAAGACGAAGTAGGCCGCCCGGACGACGAGACTCGGCTGGTCGGAGCCCGCTCGGCGGTCGACGAGGCCCGAGTTCGCCTCGGCCTTGAGCGTCAGCACCTTCGGGACCTTGTTTATCATCTTGATGCCGAGCGGCAGGCCGACGACGCTCAGGTTCAGGAGCCACGCGACCGAGAGCCAGAGGCCGGTCGCCCACCAGCCGACGAAGACGTACCACGCGGCCCGGACGACCAGCGAGCGTTCCCGGGTTCCGTGTTGTTGGTTCTGTGTTGCCATCTACCATTTGGCGTGGTCCGCCGCAGCGACATAACCTTTCGCGTGTGGTTCTTCCGCGATGTACTCGGGGGAGACGGTCAATGAAATCAGTTCGGAATCCGAGTCGTCCAGGAACCGTACCGGTAATATCGATCGGTGATAGCAATCTTTAATTATCGCTAATCACGCATTTGCCACGACATGGCAACCACGTCACGAGGCTTCGTCAGCGGCATGGCGAACAGGGCGAACCCCGCGTTCGCGGCGGGGGTCGTCGCTGTCCCGGTGGTCGCGCTGCTCTACGCGGTCACGGTCGGCCCGCTCCGGCAACTCACGTACGTCCACGTCATGGCCGGCGTGCTCTGGACCGGCATCGACCTCTTCATGGGGCTGGTGCTCGGCCCGGTGCTCGGCGGCCTCGACGACGACCAGAAGGCGGCGGTGTTCCGCCGGCTCACCCCGAAGACGACGTTCCTGATGCCGTCGCTCGCGCTGGTCACCGTCTTCGGCGGCGTCTCGCTCGCACGGCGGCTCGGGAAGTTTCCCCACGCCGACCCGTGGATCGCGCTGATGAGCACCGCCATCGCGCTCCCGGTGATTCTGCTCGTCGCCTGGCAGTTCGGCGCGCTGACCGACCGGCGGACCCTCGCCGTCTTCGGCGTCGTCGGCGTCGGCCACGCGGCGTGGCTCGCCCAGACGCTGCCCGAGTTCGCGATGACGTCACACGAGATAGCGGCCGCGCTCGGCATCGTCACGATGCTCTCGATCCTGGGCTTCGGCGTGCTGCTGCCGGGCGAGCTCCGGATGTACCGCGAGATGACCTCGGCCGACCCCGACGAGGCGCTCATCGGCGCCATCGGGATGCGCAACGCGAAGCTGTCGGCCGTGCAGGGCGCGCTCCAGCTGGCCATCATCTTCGTGATGGTGTACGTCCGGTTCTGAGCGGCGCCCGGCCGATTCTGAGCGACGTACCTCCGGTCGGGCGGGAAGGCTGAAACGCCCCTTTCACTCTCGGGAAGATACTCAACCCCGGCAGTCCACTCCTCGCGCATGGACCGCCGCTCCCTCCAACCGAACGCGAATCGCCGCCGCCTCCTCTCGACGCTCGCCGGCGCCGGCGCCGCGGGGCTCGCCGGGTGCCTCTCGGCCGACTCCGCGCCCTCCGCCGCGACTGGGCCGGACCCCGCGAACAGCCCCGAACTGAGCGGACCCGACGACGGAGCACTGCCCGACGTGGACGCGCCGACCGACGAGTACGTCGCCGGCAACACCGACTTCGGCTTCGCGCTGCTCGACCGCCTCGCCGACGACGCCCCGAACGAGAACCGGTTCGTCTCCCCGTACAGCATCGGCGTCGCGCTCGCCATGACCTACGCCGGCGCCCGGGGCGGGACCCGGAGGGAGATGGCCGAGACGATGCGGTTCCGGCCGACGGGCGAGGTGCTCCACGAGTCCGTCGCCGCGCTCCGCGCGGACCTCCCGCTCGGCGACGAGGAGTCGTCCGAATCGGAGCAGACCACCGCAGGGTCGCAGAGCGACGACGGCGCGCCCTTCCGCCTCCGGGGCGCGAACGCGCTCTGGGGGCAGGCTGACTACCCGTTCCGCGAGGAGTTCCTGACGACCCTGGAGCGGTACTACGGCGCGGGCCTCGGTCGGGTCGACTTCCGGAAGAATCCCGGGGAGGCCCGGAAGGCAATCAACGGCTGGGTCGCCGACCGGACGGAAGAGCGGATACCCGACCTGTTCCCGAAAGGGACCATTGACCGCCGAACGCGCCTCGTGCTCGCCAACGCGGTGTACTTCGAGGCGAACTGGGCCGATACCTTCGACGAGGCCGACACCGAACCGGGGGCGTTCACCGCGCTCGACGGGGCGACCGACGAGGTTCCGATGATGCGCCAGAAGACCGCCTTCCCGTTCGCCGAGGTCGACGGGGTGAAGGTGCTCGGACTGCCCTACGCCGGCGGGAACGCCGAGATGGCGCTGCTCCTGCCGCCCCGAGAGCGCTTCCGGGAGTTCGAGCGGAGTCTGGACGCCGACCGCCTGGCCGACCTCCTCGACGCCACCGAGGAGGCGAAAGTGGAGATGAGCGTTCCCCGGTTCGAGTTCCGGTCGAAGCTGAAGCTCGCGAAGCGGCTGGCGGCGATGGGGATGCCGACCGCGTTCACCCGGAACGCCGACTTCGACGGGATGGCGGAGGGCGACGCCGACGAGAATCTCCAGCTCGGTTCGGTGCTCCACGAGGCGTACGTCCGCGTCGACGAGCAGGGCACCGAGGCCGCCGCGGCCACCGGGGTCGAGGTCGTCAACACGAGCGCGGTCCTGAACCCGCCGACGTTCCGCGCCGACCGGCCGTTCCTGTTCGTCGTCCGCCACCGGCCCACCGGCGCGGTGCTGTTCCTGGGTCGGGTCGCTGACGCCGCGGCCGCCGCCTGACGTCGACCAGACACTCCCGCGGGGGACGCCGCCCGGAGCCGCCGAGACTGGGAGCCGGGCCGCCTGCGAGCAGTAGGACTTTTGACCGGCGGCCGTAACCGTTCTCTCATGAGCGACGCCCGCGAGATCCTGCTGACGAACGACGACGGGATAGAGAGTCCCGGAATCCGCGCCCTCTACGACGCCCTCTCGGAGGTCGGCAACGTCACGACGGTGGCGCCCGCCGACGACCAGAGCGCCGTGGGTCGGGCGATGACCTACGAGGTGCCGGTCGCCGAGCACGAACTCGGCTACGCCCTGGAGGGGACGCCCTCCGACTGCGTGGTCGCCGGCCTCGCCGAACTCGGCCCCTACCCCGACGTCGTGGTCTCGGGGTGCAACGAGGGCGCGAACATCGGCGCGTACGTCCTGGGCCGGTCCGGCACCGTCAGCGCCGCGGTCGAGGCCGCCTTCTTCGGGGTGCCCGCGATCGCGGCGTCGCTCCACGTCCCCCAGAGCGAGTGGCCCCGCGACACCGAGCCGGCCGAGTACGAGGAGGTCGCCGAGGCCGTGAAGTACCTGGTCGAGCGCGCGCCCGACGCCGGCGTCTTCGAGGACGCCGAGTACCTCAACGTCAACGCGCCGCTCCCCTCGGCGGGCCACACCCCGATGGTCGTCACCCGGCCCTCCCACGTCTACGACATGGACGCGACCGAGGAGGACGGCGTGGTCACGCTCCACGACCGCACCTGGCAGCAGATGGACAGCGACAGCCTGCCCGACCCCGAGGGCACCGACCGCCGGGCGGTCTACGAGGGCAAGATCAGCGTCTCGCCGCTGACCGCGCCCCACACGACCGAGCACCACGAGGCGCTCGACGACCTCGCCGACCGGTACTGAGGCGGCCGTCGGACCGCCGAAACCGGGCTTCAGGACCGACCGACGTCGGGACGTCGGATCCGGTCGGGAGGCTATCGCTACGCCATTTTCCGATGCTGCTCTATCTCGTCGAACAGCTCCGTCACGCGTTCTTCGATCTCGTCGCGGATCTCCCTGACGCGCTCGACGTCCCCTCCGTCGGGGTCGTCGAGCGCCCAGTCGCGAACGTCGACGTCGCCGCCGACCCCCCCGACGTCGAGCGTCGAACAGCCCATCGTCGCCACGTAGTCGCACGAGCGGAGTTCCTCGACGGATATCTCGCGGGGCGTGCGGTCCGAGAGGTCGAAGTCCTCCTCGGCCATCACGTCGACGACGACGTCGTGGACGCGGTCCGCGGGACGAGTCCCGCCGGTCAGGAGTTCGATCTCGTCTTCGAGGCCGCGGCGCTCGACCTCCCGCTCTGCGAACGCGAGCGACATCTGGCTCCGGCCGGCGTTCTGGACGCAGACGAACGCGACGCGGACGGGGCTGTTCTCGGGGTCGGAGTCGGTGGTGGATTCGCTCATGGGTGATATGAATCGGTTCGAGAATCAGTCGGAGTACGAGAGGCCGGGGGCGTCCGCGGGCTCGGCGAACAGGCGGTCCTTCGTCGCGAGCGCGACCCGGACCAGCGCGAGCATCACCGGCACCTCGATGAGCGGGCCGACGACCGTCGCGAGCGCGACGTTGCTCCCGATGCCGAAGACGGCGACCGCCACCGCGATGGCGAGCTCGAAGTTGTTCGACGCGGCGGTGAACGCGATGCTCACGCTCTCGGTGTAGTCGAAGCCGACGAGCGCGCTGACGCCGTACGCCAGGGCCCACAGGCCGACGAAGAAGATGAACAGGGGAATCGCGATGAGGACGATCTGGCCGGGGTTCGAGACGATGTAGTCGCCCTTGAGCGCGAACATCACGACGACCGTGAACAGGAGGCCGAGCAGCCCGAACGGGCTGATGCGCGGGACGAACCGCCGGTAGTAGGCCTCGCGACCGACGGTGCGGAACGCGACCTTCTGCGTGAGGTAGCCGAGCGCGAGCGGGAGGCCGAGGAACACCAGCACCATCTGGGCGATGAGTCCCATCGAGACGTCGACCGTCGTGCCGCGCAGGACGGTCAGGAACAGGAACGCGTACGGGACGAACAGCGCGATCTGGAGCAGGCTGTTCACGCCGACGCAGACCGCGCACATCTCCTGGTTGCCGGCGGCCAGCTCGTTCCAGACCAGCACCATGGCGATGCACGGCGCGATGCCGACGATGATGAGCCCGGTCACGAACTCGGGGTGTCCGCCGAGGAACGTCACGGCGAGCCCGTACATCAGGAAGGGCGCGACGAGCCAGTTGAACGCGAGCGTCAACCCGATCTCCTTGCGGGCCGTGCGCGTCACCTTTGGAATCCGACCGTACTCGATCTCGGCCATGATGGGGAAGATCATCACGAACAGCCCGAGCGCGATGGGGAGGCTCGTCCCGTGCCACGTCACCGCGTTGAGGACGTCCGCGACCCCGGGGACGAACCGGCCGAGCGCGACCCCGAGGACCATCGCGAGGCCGATCCAGACGGTGAGATACCGGTCGAGGACGCCGAGGTCGTCGCTCACGCCTCGTTCACCTCGCGGTCGGCGGTCGCGAAGAGTTCGTCGGCGAGCGCGGTCGCCGTGTAGTACCGCCAGTTCCCGTCCTTGCGCCGGGTGATGAGCCCGGCGTCCACGAGGTCCGAGAGGGCGTGGCTGACGGCGCTCTCGCTCACGTCCACGAGCGGTTCGAGCTCGCAGACGCAGAGCTCCTCCTCGGCGACGGCGAGCGCTCGCGCGAGACGGTACCGGGTCTCGTCGCCGAGCACCGCGAAGACGGGACGGATGCGGTCGTCGGCGAACGCCGAGTCCGCGAGCGACTGTAATTCGTCCAGCCGGCGGTCCACGTCGGCGTCGCAGCACTCGCCGAGTTCGTCGGCGAGGAGACGTCGAATCCGCGTCGTTGGCTCTGTCATCGGGCGCTGATTGAATCTTGGTTCAGATAATCGTTGCGGTCTGAACCGTTATTCAGATAGCCGCCGCTCGTTCTCGGCCGTCTGGGCTCACTGTCCGCACCGACGGGATCGAGCAGTAGCGCAGAGACGTCGGTTCGGCGTCCGATAACGGCACATCGGCGCGCATTTGACGGGACTCTCGCTGTTCGGACTCGTTCGAGTGGCCGAAACCCGCAACCCGAATCGGCGGGATGACTCCATTTTGGAGGACTGGTTCTATAGAGAACAAACGAGAGGGGCACCATTGCGCGGCTATCAGAGCTACTCGAATCCACTCGGAGAGAGCCACGCGAACACCACGGGCGATGCAGTCGCCCGTCTTCACCGGACGATAGTCACCGGCATCGGTGCTCGTCGCGTCACACGTTCAGCCACACTCCCGAGGACGAGTCGCGAAACCCCCTCGCGTCCGTGGCTGCCCATGATTACGTGATCAATCCCGTGTTCCTCCGCGTACTCCAGGATGGTGCGAGCAGGACGACCGTTTTCAGTGGCCGTCGTGAGTTCACAGTCGTATTCACCAGCCCGTTCTTCCGCGTCGGCACGGATCTGGTCGGCCCGTTCCGTCATTCGCTCGTACCACGTACTCGCCGCGGGCAGTCCCTCTGCCTCCGCCTCGTACACGGCGAGCATCGGATCTATCACGTAGAGAGCGGTTATCTGGTCGCCCGGGTGTTTCGTGATGGCCCGCTCGAGCGCTCGCTGAGAGAGGGGCGATCCGTCGTACGGAACGAGAATGTGCTCCCCCATAGTGGGAGATCGTCGTTGGGGGTGAAAAACCCACTCCACGTCTCGGAGGCGCCAGAAACCCAGAAGCAATTAGCCGAGAGCCGGTACACGTCCGGTGCAAGATGATCGAACAACTCCTCGGCGACGACGTCGAGTCCTCCGGGAGGTATCTCGCCGAAGTGATCTACGGGGCTAACGACGGAATCGTAACGACGTTTGCCGTCGTCTCGGGAGTCGCCGGGGCAGCGCTGAACCCCTCGATCGTGCTCGTTCTGGGCGCGGCGAATCTGTTCGCCGACGGGTTCTCGATGGGGATGAGTAATTACCTCAGTCGGCGATCGGAGCTGGATTACCAACAGTCGGTTCGAGAAGGCGGTGACAAGCCACCAGAAAGCTCGAGTGACGGGAAATCGCCGAGGCGAACCGCATTCGTCACGTTTCTCGCCTTCGTCCTTGCCGGGTGGGCTCCCCTGGTTCCGTACATCCTCGAACTCAGCCCCGCCTTCCCGCTCTCGATATCGTTCACCGGACTCGCGTTCTTCGTCGTCGGGGCGAGCCGGAGTCTGGTGACGCGACGACAGTGGTACGTGAACGGTGCCGAGATGTTCGTCGTCGGAATGACCGCCGCCGTGGTCGCCTACACCGTCGGGAACCTCCTCGGCGGTGTCGCCTGAGAAAGCTCCCGACGAGACTCTGAGAAAGCTCTCGACTGTGCGAGGCCACCGATGCGGCGGAGGGGAGTACGAAGATTCGCGAGTAGATACTTCCGACTGTGTCGTCAGTTGCCGCGAAGTCATGCTTCGATTCGGGGTACGAGACGGCTGTGGAACCGCGTTATCGTTCATCGAACGAGGAGCAAAAGAGTAACTGCCGAAGGAATATCTGGACCCAACCAGAAATAGAGGGAGTGAGACGGCCGAATTCTGCTACCTGCTCTCTCGTTACTCGACGTTGTTCAGCTCGATTACTCGGGGTACACGGTCGCATTCACTCTTCCGCTTCCGGATTAGCCGATCCGCGTCTGCCCCGACCGTCGTCGCCACAAGTCCCATTGTCGAAAAGCAAGATACTGCTTTGAGAGGGCTCGATGTGAACGACGAAGACGAAGAAACACCCAGAGTGCGTCCGAGCGATCGAGCGGCATCCGGAGCCCCGGCCGAGGGCTGGGCGCTCAGCGATCGCTTCGAGTGGGAGGAAATCCACCAGCGGCTCCTCGCGTCCGCCGAAGAGGCGATAGACAGTACCACCAGGGAGCTGTTCTTCAGCGGACTCACCGCAGGATTCGCGATCGTTCTGACGTTCATCGGGTACGCAGTGGGGAATGCAAATTTCCCGGACAACCCGTTCCTCGCCTCCGTGCTCTATCCGATCGGGTTCCTGTACATCATTCTGGGGCGGCACGAACTGTACACCGAGAACACGTTACCACCGGTCAAGCTGGTGTTGACCAGACTGGCCAGCCTCCCGCTACTGCTGCGCATGTGGGTCGTCGTGTTGGCAGCGAACATCGTCGGAGCGGGCATCGGCGCGTTCGTCCTCGCCAACACGCAGGTCCTCTCGCCCGAGGCGATGCGCGCGGGTGTCGGACTCGTTCACCACGGCCTCGAGACCGGATGGTGGGACGTGTTCTTCAAGGCAGTGTTCGCGGGGTGGCTCGTCGCCGGCGTCGTGTGGCTCGGCACCGCTGCGCACGATACCATCTCGCGCGTGGTGATCATCTACCTCGTCTTCTACACGATCCCCACCGTCGGCCTGTTCCACGTGATCTCCTCGGGAGCCGAGGCCCTCTTCTTCGTGTTCCTGGGCGTTCCCGGTCCAGGGGTGGTCGCGGTGTTCTACGAGTTCTGGCTCCCCGTGTTGCTCGGAAACACGTTCGGCGGTGCGGTCCTGGTCGCCCTCGTGAGCTACGCCCAGGCCGAACACCGGCGCTACCCCGAGATCCGCATCCTCTCCACGCGCGACATGCTGTTCAGTCTGAAGGGCGGTCGGCCCTTCGACACGCCGAGACCGGGAATTCGGCTGACCGAAGAGGACGAGGACACCGGGACGAGAGAGGGCTGAGCGACTCACGGAGGCGGTCAGTCTCGGCGTCTCCCTTCCTTCGACGGTGCGTCCGAACCAGCGATGTCCACTACTGGCTCTCCCGCTGCTCCACCTCGTTCAACTGAATAACCCACCGAACACGAGTTCGTGCATTTTTCCGCTTCCTCGCTGAGTCTGGTGACTCTCATCTCGAGGAGGACGTGTGCGGTTTCGTTCTCGGTTACCGTATCGTGCAGAACTCTCCCCTGTCACCGGCAAGGCCCACCCTCCAATCGGGGGACGAGGTTCAGCAGCGACTGACTCAAAAGGCTGAACGACTAACCAGAATCCGTGTCCATCGAAGCCTCCTTCACTATCGACCAGGCCGATTTCCCGCTGAGCGCCGTCTTCGCACAACTAACTGACGCCACCATCGAACTCGACCGAATCGTCCCCACGAGTAAGGCCGTCATCCCCTACTTCTGGATTTACGCCGATGACACCGCCTCCTTCACCACCGACTTGAGCGACGACATCGGGATTGATCAGGTGTCGATAATCGACGAAGTGGAGGGACAGATGTTCGTTCGTGTCGACTGGAACCTCGACCACGAGAGCGTTCTCACGGCGATCGTCAACACCGATGTCACGCTTCTTTCTGGGATGGGAAATCAGGAACAGTGGACATTCGAAGTGCGCGCGAACGAACAGCAGGAACTCTCCGAGTTCCAAACGTACTGTCAAAAACACGATATCCCGATAGAACTCACCCAGCTTCACGCGCTCGCGTCACTCACGTCGGATCGAGAGTACGACCTCACGGAGGGCCAACGCGAAGCGATAGTCCTGGCGTATTCCAAAGGGTACTTCGACGCGCCGCGCGCCGCCACCCAAGATGATATTGCAGACGAACTGGGAATCACCCGGCAGGCGGTCTCTTCACGGCTACAGCGCGGCCTTCGACGACTCGTGGCAAGCGCACTCGTTACCCCACAAGAGTGACTACTTAAAACGCACCATAAAGGGATGTTGCGCACGCAATAACCACCCTCAACCAGTTGTGAGGCCTGTGCTAGGGTAATGAACTCAACGCAGGATACGTACGGATGTCTCGAACTCGTAGACTCCATGTCGACCATTGAGTTCGATGCGAATCGAGAACTGTTTCAGGCAGTGTACGATAGAAATCAAGATTCGGTGAGTCTGGCAGTGGTTGCACTGGTAGCGACCGCCCTCGACAAAGAACCCGACCATCTGGCTCCGCTGTATTCCTCGATCGGTGTAGATGCATTCGAGGGACGATTCCGAGGGACAACCAACACTCGGCGGGGACACATTTCGTTCAACTATGAGGGGTTCGAGGTGACCGTGTTCGGTGACGGAAAGATAGAGGCGGACCCACTGGAGACCAACGCAGTTGGCGTCGCTGGAGAGAATGAGGAAGATTGAGCGGGAAGCAACGAGTGACGGAGACCTCGAAATGGCTCTCCGAGAACAACAGCAACGGGTGTTGGCTGGGTTGGACGAGGAGAAAACGCTGGACGCTACACCAATCATCCGGCATGATGAGAGCCTGAGTTGCGAGGAGTATCTCACCCTTGTTTACGAACTCCACCACGTCCATCTTCCCAAGCTACAATCGGATGGCCTGGTCGAGTTTGACCGACGAGAGGACGAGGTGACGCGAGGGGCACAATTCGAGAAAAAGCGCCCATCCATCAAATCCGGGGACAAAAGCTGAAAAGGGTATCCGATCTGGATGTCGGGACGCGAGAGGTCTACTCACGTACCCATCTCTGGGATTTCGCTCTCGGCTTGTCTGTACGGACGCCAGCCCTTTACTGGGGGAGCGAGACAGACCGACAATGGCTACCGAAGCGACGTTTACCGTCCCGTCCGACCAGTTCCCTCTGGGAACCGTGTTCAAACGATTACCGGGAGTGACGGTCGAACTCGAGCGAATCATCCCGGCCCAAGACGTCGTGATTCCCTATTTCTGGGTTCGGGGGACCGAAGTCGACGACATCGAAGTTGCGTTTCTCGACCATCCGGGCGTGGAGAACATTCACCTCGTCGATTCCGTCGCAGACGAGTACCTGTTGCGCGTCGAGTGGACGTTGAACTACGACGGCGTACTGAGCACGCTGATGGAAACGCAAGTGCCGCTCATCAAGGCCGTCGGCACGAACGAACAGTGGACGTTCGATGTTCGGGGTGACGACCGACGCGACATCGCGGCGTTTCAGGAGCGGTGTCGCGAGTTAGACATCCCGATTACGCTCACCAAACTGCACGCGCTCACGCCCATCGAGTCGGAGGCCGAGACCGCACTCACAGACACCCAACAGGAGGCGCTGGTACTCGCGTACGAGCGGGGTTACTTCAACACCCCACGCGACGTGACGATGGCCGACCTCGGCGACGAACTCGGCATCTCACAGCAGGCGGTTGCATCCCGACTCCGACGCGGGATCAGTTCGATTCTCGGCAGTTCGCTGGCCGAACTCCGCCCACCGGACTGAACACCACTTAAACGGTTTGTGTACCCAAAAACAGCGGTGAACCGCGTAGGCAGATTACAGAAGCGTATGGTTGGGACACTTGAACTGGACACGGTTCTCGACGTCTGTGAACACAAGCATCGTCGCATCGTCCTGGCGGCACTCGCAGATCAGCACCAGTCGTTCTCGATAGACGACCTTACAAACGCAATCGTCAAACACGATCATCACACACCACCGTCAGAGGCTGCCGACGAGACAATCACGAAGATTCGGACCGGCCTGCACCACGTCCATCTCCCGATGCTAGCCGAGGCCGGACTCATCCAATACGACCCCGAGCGACAGTTGGTGGAGCCAACAGCTCAGCTTGATCGAGCAGAGTCCCACCTGTCGGTGGTTCTCGCTGTGGATTCTGAGCTTCAAACACCACTCGAGGGGTCCTAACCACCACACGGTGACGACCAACGACACCACACGCGTCGATGGCGCTCCACGCACGTAACTGAACAAAAACGAGCGATCGGAGCACTCACCAGGGCACTCGAGACTGAAGATTTGGACGAAAAGGACTACCAGATTCGGGAAGCCTTACAACTGCTCGGCATCGAAAATCGGTAGATCTGCAACACACATTGATCGTACTCTTGGCGGGATTCGTGTTGCTGAAGTGAGAATCCATCCGACTGCAAGTGGGTTCGTTGAGCCGCTAGCGGTACTCTCAGCGACTACTCTCGCGATAGTTCCGTATTCCGCTCAAATAGCATCGACGGAAGCGCAACTGCCGGAAGAATATTTGACTAATCGATCGACAATAGAGGCCCTGAAACAGCCGAATTCGACTACGCTTGTTCTTTTGTTCGACCTCGTTCAGGTCTCGGACTACGCTACACAGGCGGCTATCTACATCGCTTTCGCTTGAGGTGCATTTATGTCAACTGCACTGGTATAAAACGGTATGCGCCTCGTCGACCGGGTCGTCAATCAAAGTAGTTTAGACCTCATGGAATTGGTCGGTGCAGTTCTGCTCGCATTGCTCATCGTCGCACCAATCGTGTACATCGCATTTTACCGGGTCGTGAACTTCCTGATTGCCGCCGCTGGCGTGAGGACGCCAGTTCCGCTGTCCATAGCCGGCGCGATTTTCGTCACTGCCGTGTTCACGGCCGTCTGGAGTGCCTTCCGGGTGGTCGAGTGGCACTACACCTGAACATCCGCAGTCGATAGCGCCGCGTTCGGTGTTACCTGCTCTCACGTTGCTCCACTTTGTTCAGCTCTATCAGCAGCCTGAAGATGGCCTTGACCAGGTTCGCGTCGACGTCGAACTGCTCGGCGTTCTCGCCGGCGCGGTCCATCACGCGCTGCTCCTGGTCCTCGTCGGTCGTCGGCATGTCGCGCT containing:
- a CDS encoding helix-turn-helix domain-containing protein, giving the protein MSIEASFTIDQADFPLSAVFAQLTDATIELDRIVPTSKAVIPYFWIYADDTASFTTDLSDDIGIDQVSIIDEVEGQMFVRVDWNLDHESVLTAIVNTDVTLLSGMGNQEQWTFEVRANEQQELSEFQTYCQKHDIPIELTQLHALASLTSDREYDLTEGQREAIVLAYSKGYFDAPRAATQDDIADELGITRQAVSSRLQRGLRRLVASALVTPQE
- a CDS encoding DUF7344 domain-containing protein translates to MVGTLELDTVLDVCEHKHRRIVLAALADQHQSFSIDDLTNAIVKHDHHTPPSEAADETITKIRTGLHHVHLPMLAEAGLIQYDPERQLVEPTAQLDRAESHLSVVLAVDSELQTPLEGS
- a CDS encoding chorismate mutase — protein: MADDDTQRPRPDEMNLAELREEIESIDREIVELIARRTYVAETVAQVKDERDMPTTDEDQEQRVMDRAGENAEQFDVDANLVKAIFRLLIELNKVEQRESR
- a CDS encoding helix-turn-helix domain-containing protein gives rise to the protein MATEATFTVPSDQFPLGTVFKRLPGVTVELERIIPAQDVVIPYFWVRGTEVDDIEVAFLDHPGVENIHLVDSVADEYLLRVEWTLNYDGVLSTLMETQVPLIKAVGTNEQWTFDVRGDDRRDIAAFQERCRELDIPITLTKLHALTPIESEAETALTDTQQEALVLAYERGYFNTPRDVTMADLGDELGISQQAVASRLRRGISSILGSSLAELRPPD
- a CDS encoding HalOD1 output domain-containing protein; translation: MNSTQDTYGCLELVDSMSTIEFDANRELFQAVYDRNQDSVSLAVVALVATALDKEPDHLAPLYSSIGVDAFEGRFRGTTNTRRGHISFNYEGFEVTVFGDGKIEADPLETNAVGVAGENEED
- a CDS encoding DUF7344 domain-containing protein; its protein translation is MRKIEREATSDGDLEMALREQQQRVLAGLDEEKTLDATPIIRHDESLSCEEYLTLVYELHHVHLPKLQSDGLVEFDRREDEVTRGAQFEKKRPSIKSGDKS
- a CDS encoding formate/nitrite transporter family protein; the encoded protein is MNDEDEETPRVRPSDRAASGAPAEGWALSDRFEWEEIHQRLLASAEEAIDSTTRELFFSGLTAGFAIVLTFIGYAVGNANFPDNPFLASVLYPIGFLYIILGRHELYTENTLPPVKLVLTRLASLPLLLRMWVVVLAANIVGAGIGAFVLANTQVLSPEAMRAGVGLVHHGLETGWWDVFFKAVFAGWLVAGVVWLGTAAHDTISRVVIIYLVFYTIPTVGLFHVISSGAEALFFVFLGVPGPGVVAVFYEFWLPVLLGNTFGGAVLVALVSYAQAEHRRYPEIRILSTRDMLFSLKGGRPFDTPRPGIRLTEEDEDTGTREG